ACCAAGCTGATGGACCCGGGCGAGGCGTACGGGGAGTACATCGGCGCGACGCTGATCGAGCCGCAGGTGGCGGACGCGCTCGCCGACGCCCTGGAGGCGACCTGGCGGCGGGACCCGAACCTCTACTACGAGGACGGCTACCAGGAGTTCGCCGACCGTGGCGGCGAGGTGCGGGCGGCCCCGATCGGTGACGTGGCCTGGGTGGAGGTCGACAACCACGACGACCTGGCCCGGGCGCGGGAGATCGCGTGCCGCTACTAGCCCGTACCGTCAACACGCCGCTGGTGATCGAGGTCCGGCGCGGCGCGGTGGCCGACCTGGGTCCGCTGCTGGCGGACCGGCGGATCTCCGCCGGGGGTGACGTGGCGGTGGTGGTCGGCCCCGGCCAGGGCGAGAAGATCGCCGAGCTGTGCCGGCCCAGCCTGGGCTCGGCGGACGTGTTCACGGTTGCCGGCGGCACCATCGACGCGGCGAACGAGCTGGGTGACCGGCTGCGGTCCGGCCACTACGACGCGGTGGTCGGCATCGGCGGCGGGAAGACCATCGACACCGCGAAGTACGCCGCCACCCGGTACGGCCTGCCGATGGTGACGGTGGCGACGAGTCTCGCCAACGACGGCATCGCCTCGCCGACGGCGTCCCTGGACCACGAGGGCGGCAAGGGCTCGTACGGGGTGCACATGCCGATCGCGGTGATCGTGGATCTGGACTTCGTGGAGAACGGCCCGGACCGGCAGACCCAGGCGGGCATCGGCGACGCGGTGAGCAACATCAACGCCTGCGCCGACTGGGAGCTGGCTCACGAGGTACGCGACGAGCCGATCGACGGGTTGGCGGTGACGCTGGCCCGGACGGGGGCGGAGGCGCTGGTCAACCACCCCGGCAAGATCACCGACGACGGTTTCCTGACCACGCTGGCGGAGGCGCTGATCCTGGGCGGCATCGCCAGCTCGGTGGCCGGCTCGACCCGCCCGGCCAGCGGCGGCGACCACGAGATCTCGCACGCCATCGACCGGCTCTTCCCGGGTACGGCGTCGCACGGCGAGCAGGTGGGGCTGGGCGCGCTGTTCTGCACGTACCTGCGGGGTGAGCCGGAGCGGTTCGGCCAGCTCGCCGCCTGCCTGCGCCGGCACGGCCTGGCCGTCGACCCGGCCGGCATCGGCCTGACCGACGAGCAGTTCGTCGAGGCGGTGCGGTACGCGCCGCGTACCCGACCGGACCGTTACACCATCCTGGAGCACCTGGCGATGTCGGTTACCGAGACCCGGGAGCGGCTGGCAGACTACGCCGGTGCACTCCGCGACCACCTTGGCTGAGCCGTCCCGTCCCACCGTCGCCGACTTCCACCGGGTGAACCGGGGCGGCGGGTTGTTCAGCGAGTCGATCAGTCAGTGGTTGGGCGCGGTGTTCGCGCTGGCCGCCCAGCGGCTCGGCCTGAAGCCCACCGCGTTGACCGTCACGAACCTGGTGTTGGGGCTGGCCGCCTCGGTGACCGTGGTGGCGTCCGCCGACCGGGTGGCCGCCGGGGCCGTGCCGGCCTGGCTGGTCGGGCTGGTCGCGCTGGTCGGCTGGCAGGTCGCGTACGCGTTGGACTGCGCGGACGGTCAGCTCGCCCGGGTGACCGGGCAGGGCAGCGCGGCCGGCGCCCGGGTGGACGTGCTGTGTGACGTGGCCGCCCAGATCGCCCTGGTCACCGCCCTGGGCGCGGTGGCGGTGGCGCAGCGCCCGTCGACGCCGGTGTGGTTGGTGGCCGCGTTCGCCGGCACCTGGATGGTCAACCTGGTCACCTCGGTCATGCAGGCCGGTCCGAACGCCGCCAGCATGGTCACGTCCACGTCCCTGCCGGTACGCCTGGTGAAGCTGGTCCGCGACTACGGCGCGGTGATCTTCGTGGCGGGTCTGGTGTTGGCGTTCGTGCCGGCGCTGACGTTCTGGGTGATCGTCGCGTTCACCGTCGTCAACGGTGGTTTCCTGCTCGCCAGCATCGCCTTCTCGGCCCGCGCCTCGTTGCGCTGAGCCTGCCCGGGGCGACGGGAGGCGCGGGTCAGTTCTGGCCGGGACTCGCTACCGGCAGTCCTGCCTCCTTGGCGCATTCGAGCAGGCGCCGGTCGTAGGTGACGAACGCGACGAGTGTCGTCCCGGACTCGTTGGTCAGCACCTGCGCGGTGGCCAGGTGGATGGCGTCGAGGCTGCGCAGCGTCGGTTCGGAGAACGTGGCCGCGGTCGCACGGATCGTGCTGTCGATCTCCAGCCGGAAGAGTCGTCCGACGGCCGCCGGCACTCCGATCAGGGCTTGCGGCGCTGATCTACGCAAGGCCCTGGGCACTTCCACCTCGACGAGGGCCGAGGAGACCAGCGGCACGTCGTCGTGGCTGTTGAGCCAGTCGACAAGGTCAGCGCTGCACGCCTCCTGGCGGACCAGCTTGACGACGGCGGCGGAGTCAAGATAGATCACCAGCGCTCCTCGTCTCGCATGGCAGCGATCGTGGCGGCAACGTCCACGTCCTCGCCACCGAGCTTCGGCGGAAGCGGAAGGGGCCCGCCGCCGGTCGGGGCGAGAGCCCGCCCGGCGGCTACCAGCCTGGCCAGCGTCGACCTGTCGTCTCCTACCGGGACGAGTCGGGCGATCGGGTGCCCACGATCGGTGATCTCGACGGTTTCACCGCCGCTCACCCGAGCCAACACCTGGCTCGTGTTCTGGTTCAACTCCCGGACACCGATGCGCTCCATGACCAAGAGTGTAGAACCAGATGTTCTACTTTTGCAGCTCCCCCGCCCTGGCGGAGAGTGAGGCGCCTGCCGGCCGTGACGCAGAGGATGCCAGGCTGTGAGTGACCGAACCGCCTGGTCGGCCGTGCGGGAGCACGAGGCGGAGAGATCCGCGCACGGAGACGAGACGCAAGGTCACGGCAGTTGCGGGTTGCATACCTTCCAGGCGGTCTCCGACGGACTCCTGGCCGGTAACCGACCGGCACGCTCCGGCAACACGCACCCCTGGATGCTTGTACAATTTCTTGTACGCACGTTCGGGAGGCACTCATGCGCACCGTCACCTACTCGGAAGTCAGGCAGAACCTGGCCAAGATGCTCGACCACGTCGTGGACGACGCCGAAGAAGTCGTGGTCACCCGTTCCGGCCGGGAAGCCGCCGTCATCATCTCGCTGCGCGAGTACGAGTCGCTGAAGGAGACCGCGTATCTGATGGCCAGCCCCGCCAATGCACGCCGGCTGAACGAGGCCGTCGAAGAGTTGCGCAACGGAGGTGGGGAGATGCATGACCTGATCGATCCCGATTCCCATGCCGGTTCAGGCGGGGCAGCGGCAGCGTGAAGATCCAGTTCGCCAGCCGCGGCTGGGAGGACTACCTGGCCTGGCAACGGGATCGTCAGATGCTCAAGCGAGTGAACGCCCTGATCGAGGACATCCGGCGCAACGGACACGAGGGCATCGGCAAACCAGAGCAGCTCCGGGGCAACTGGTCAGGTTTCTGGTCGAGGCGCATCGATCAGGAGCACCGCCTGGCGTACCGGATCGTCGACGACACCGTGCAGATCGCGCAGTGCCGCTACCACCACGAGTGACCTCGTCGACCTTCCGGTCAGCTCGGCGGTGTTCGCCGGCGGACACGACGAACGGGCCGGACCCCCGTGGTGGGGTCCGGCCCGTTCGTGTCTGTCGTGGGGTGTCAGCTGGAGTAGCCGCGGGTGGCGGTCCAGTCGGCCAGGGCCTCGGTGGTCATCCAGTACGACGCCTGGGCCGGGTTCGCCGAGTCGGCGATCTTCACGGTGTCGCCGCCGTCCCGGTAGCCGACCACGCTCAGGTAGTGGCCGCCCTCGAAGGAGTGGCTGACGCCGTCGGTGTCGGTGGCGGTGCCGGCGACGTTGGCGACCACGGCGCGGCCGTCGTCGATGGCCTTGACGATGTCCGCGCGGAACGTGTCGGTCTGCTTGTCGTCGGCCTCGGGGGTGGAGATCTCGACGGTACGGTACTTGCCGCCGGTCTCCTTGTTCAGGAAGCGGGTGATGTCGTTGGCCGAGTCGGTGCCCGCCTCGGTGGTGCCCATCTCCTTGGCCACCTGATCCTGGTCGGGGGTCTTGTCCATCGCGGTCAGCGCGTTCCGCGCGGCGGCGGGACCGCAGTAGTAGAAGTTGGGCTGCGCCTCGTAGCGGATGTTCAGCTGCCGCTCGGTGTTGCCGGGGCGCTCGGCGGGAGCGGCGAACGCGGTGGCCGGGGCGGCGACCGCGCCGCCGACGACGGCGGCGCCGGCGATGGTGAGGGCGGTCTTACGGATCAGAGCAGTCATGGTGGTGTCTCCTCTGGTCGGGGGTGTGCGGCGTCCCGGGGGCGGGTGGTGCCACGCGGGAGAAAAGTCCGAAGGGCCTCGGGACGGTGGGGGTGTGGTGCGGGTCCCGGGCCGTGAGGGTGGTGCAACGACGGCCAGCCGGGGCGCATTCCCCGGGGTTCCCGGGGGGCCGCCGGTCGGGCGTCGGGCCTGGTGGTGCGCTGGCCGAACCATGTACAACGCCGGGCCCCGGGCAGCCATTCCACCGGGCAGCCGGCCCCGCCGACGGGACATCCGGTCGCATACCGGACATCACGACAGTTGGGGCCCGCATAACTTCCGGGCGTCGTCCTGGCGTTCGATGTCCAGGCGCACCTCGCGGGACGGACGCCCGGCGTAGGTGACGTCGGCGATCACCGTTACGCAGAATCGGCGTGCATGGGGCGTTCGAACGTCGCGATGGTCCGACTCGTACAACAGGTCGTACGCGGCATCGAGGTCGGTGATGGGGGCGGCTCTATGCCGCGTCCGCTCGGCCCTCGATGGCACGCACGGTGACGTAGCTGGTCACGGCATCGCGCATGAGGTCGGATCGACGGGTGTCGGTCTGGCTGGCGAGGCGGTCGAGCTGCTCCACGAGCGGCACGGGCAGGCGGATGCTGACCAGCATCATTGGCGTACCGGGGGCGGTGGCGGACGCTGGCGCTTCGGTCATGGACCTGATGACAGGCGCCAGGCTGTCGGTGTGCTGGAACCACGCGACGACCTCGTCCTTGGTCATCCGGTCGAAGTCCGGCTCGGTCACAGGACTCGCCTCCTCCACTCGTCGAAGTCTGCGCCACCCCGGGCGCGGGCCCCGTCAGCCACGCCGCCGACGGTACGACCACCGGCAGCCGGGGCCGCCGGCCTCTGCGGCAGCCGGGTCAGGACTTCCGCTCGGTGACGTACGTTCCGCGCTGCGGCACGGTCATGGCCAGCCCACGCTCGCGTAGCAGACGCACCGCCGCCCGAGCGGTGCCCCGGGCGACTCCGAACTCCTGCTGAAGGTGCTTCTCGCTCGGAAGCGGGTGGAGTGGCTGGAGTTCCCCGCGCCCGATCTTCGTCGCCAGGACGTCAGCGAGCTGGACGTACAGCGGGACCGGGCTCAGGGGATTGAGCATGCCTCGCACCTACCTCCGGAGCCGGCTCGCGGCGTGGCGTTCGTTCGCGAGCTGGCCGAGCCGTAGCTACGAACGCCGTCGTGGGCCAGTTGACCAGCATGGGCCGAGGACCCAGGCCGGCGCGCCGACGGGTCGGCGTCGGTGAGGGTGGGGGAGTCAGCGCCTTTGGAGCTGCCCCAAATCTGGGGCAAGCAGGTGAACGCTCAGGACTTCCGCTCGGTGACGTACGTCCCGCGCGCCGGCATCGTCGCGACCAGTCCACGCTCCCTGAGGAGTCGGATCGCCGCGCGGACGGTGCCGCGCGAGACGCCGTACTCCTGCTCGATGTGTGCCTCGCTCGGGATGGGCTTGCGCGGCGCGAACTCCCCGGAGGTGATCCGAGCCTCCAGCAGGTCTGCGAGCTGGATGTAGAGCGCTACCGGAGACATCTCATCGACCATGTGCCGGACCTTAGGGACGCTTACGCCAGCCCATCCGAGGGGTATCTACAGTATAAAACGGACTAGATGTAGTGAAATAATCGTAATAACATCACATACAGCATGTACAAGTTTAATATCTTGCACTTCAAGTACGAGGCAGGTTACCTTCTGTAGGGGTTCGTAAACCTTCTGTCAGGAGGAGTCATGGGGTTCTGGTCTCCGGTCAAGCGGTTCTGGCCGTTCAAGCGGCGGCGTCGCTCGACACACCTCGATCAGCTCGGGCCGGCGACGATCTATCCGGAGCAGCGCGGGGCGTACCACCTGGCGGTGGGGGTGGCCCGGGTGCCGTTATTTCCGGAGCGGCCGTTGTTGACCTTGGCGGGGGAGTTCCGGGCGGGGTTGTGGTCATGGCGGTGAGGCGTACGCCGTACCTGGTCCAACTCGCCTGGTACGTGCTCGAATACCACCGGCATCACCGGTGCCCGGAGTGCGCCGACGGTGATTCGTGTCCGGCGGTGCGGGTGGCGCGGAGTCGGATCACGGCGTGGCGGCGGTTCCTGCCGTGACTGGTCCTCGCGTGACTGGTCCTGCTGTGCCGGGCCGGCAGTTGCGGGCCGGAGACCTGCTCCAGGTCACCCGGGCCGCGAGCGTGCAGTTCGTGGAGCCGATGATGTTCCGGCTGATCCGGGTGCTCGTGGACCGGCCGACGTTCGACTGGTGGCTGTGGCTCGACGGCTACCAGCTCAACGAGAAGGGCGACGCGATCGCCCGACGGGAGATCTTCGTCCAGCCTGCCGGCCTGCGGAAACTCTCCGCCCCCGCGCCTACCCCTACCCCTGCCCCCGCTCCCACGCCTCGACGCAGTGGCCGCCAACCCCTCCGCCGCTCCGGTCCCTGAGCAGCTCTGCCGAGCGCGGTCCACGGCTGCTACAACGACCCGTTCGGCCAGTCGCTTTCGGACGATCCACACCAGATTGATCAGTCACTCAGCGCTGTAGCCTGTGGACCGAGCTTGACGGCGACGCCATGGGACGAGGGCACGTGATAACCGGTGAACTGAAGAGCAAGATCGATCGCATCTGGGATGCCTTCTGGTCGGGCGGCATCTCGAACCCGCTGGAGGTGATCGAGCAGATCACCTACCTGCTCTTCATCAAGCGACTGGACGAGATCGAGACGCGGGAGCGGAGGAAGGCCGAGCGCTTCCCGAAGGCCTCCGTGACCCTCCGGTTCGGCCCTGACCAGGAAGAACTCCGGTGGTCCCAGTTCAAGGACCGGGACCCGGAGACGATGCACAAGATCGTCGCCCACCAGGTTTTCCCGTACCTCCAACAGCTCGGCAGCGACGGGTCGACCTACTCCCAGCACATGCGGGATGCCCGCTTCACCATCGCCAGCCCGGCCCTGCTCGGTCGGGTGGTCGACATGATCGACGAGATCCCGATGGCGGACCGGGACACCAAGGGTGACCTCTACGAGTACATGCTCAGCAAGATCGCTACCGCTGGTCACAACGGGCAGTTCCGTACATCCCGGCACATCATCCAGCTCATGGTCGAGATGACGGCTCCCACGCCGTCCGACGAGATCTGCGATCCGGCCTGCGGCACGGCCGGCTTCCTCGTGGAGGCCGGTGAGCACGTCCGGCGGGTCCACCCGGACGCGCTGCACGACGCGGCGCAGCGGCAGCACTTCCACGAGAGCATGTTCCACGGCTTCGACTTCGACAGCACGATGCTGCGCATCGGCAGCATGAACATGCTGCTGCACGGCGTGGAGAGCCCCGACATCCGCTACCGCGACTCGCTGGCCGAGAGCGTCAGCAGCGAGTCGGAGAAGTACTCGCTGATTCTGGCCAACCCGCCCTTCGCCGGCAGCCTCGACTACGAGAGCACGTCCAAGGACCTCCAGCGGATCGTCAAGACCAAGAAGACCGAGCTGCTGTTCCTCGCCCTCTTCCTCCGGCTCCTCAAGCCCGGCGGACGGGCCGCCGTCATCGTGCCGGATGGTGTGCTGTTCGGGTCGAGCAAGGCGCACAAGGAGCTGCGCCGCATGCTGGTCGAGGACCAGAAGTTGGACGGGGTGGTGAAGCTGCCGAGCGGCGCCTTCAAGCCCTACTCCGGTGTCTCGACGGCGATCCTGCTCTTCACCAAGACCAACAGCGGCGGCACCGACAACGTCTGGTTCTACGAGGTGACCGCCGACGGCTGGAGCCTGGACGACAAGCGCACCCCGCTGCTACCCGCCGAAAAACTCGGACCGGTGACGGATGTGCCGCTGACCGAGGACGAGCACGCGAAGAACAATCTACCGGACGCCCTGGCACGCTGGTCCCGCCGCGACGGCGACGAGTTGAACCGGGCGCGGACCGAACAGAGCTTCTGCGTCCCCAAGGCCGAGATTGCCGAACAGGGCTACGACCTCAGCCTCAACCGCTACAAGGAAGTCGTCCATGAGGACGTTACACACCGTTCGCCGCTCGACATCCTCGCCGACCTGGAGCGATTGGAGGCCGAGCTCCAGCAGGGGATCTCCGACCTGAAGGGGGCGCTCGGATGACGACACTTGCGGTCTCGAAACTCGCCGATGTCGCTTCAATCAATCCAAAGCTGGTCGAACGTCCGGAGCCCGAAGATGTCGTCTCGTTCGTTCCCATGTCGGCGGTCGATGCCGAGACAGGAGCCACCGGAAGCGGTGAGGACCGCCTATTCGGTGAAGTGAGCAAGGGTTACACCTTATTCGCAAACCAAGACATTCTAGTTGCCAAGATCACGCCTTGCTTCGAGAACGGGAAGATTGCTCAGGCTTGCCTCTCTCGGCCGACTGGAGTGGGATCAACCGAGTTCCATGTGGTCAGGCCGAAGGGCTCCGCGCTCGATGCGCGATACCTACTGCATTTTTTGCGCAGGCCAGCGATCCGAGCGTCTGGCGAGCGGCGCATGACCGGGAGTGCTGGGCAACGGCGGGTGCCAGAAGCCTTTTTAGCCAACCTTGCTATCCCGACTCCTTCACTAAGCGAACAGCAGAGGATTGCCCAGGCCCTGGATCGAGCAGACGAGCTGCGCACCAAGCGCCGCGAAGCCCTGGCGCACCTCAACGACCTCACTCAGTCGATCTTCCTCGACACGTTCGGTGATCCGACTCACAATCCGCGCGCTTGGCCAATAACCCGGATCGGCTTGGTAGCGGAAGTGCAGGGTGGACTTCAACTCAGCGGTTCCCGCTCGAAGCACCCAGTCGAAGTGCCGTACCTGCGAGTCGCAAATGTTCACCGCAGTCGCCTCAACCTAACTGAAATCAAAACGCTTCGAGCTTCACATTCGGAAATCAGCCGAACCTCCCTAAGGGATGGAGACTTGCTTATCGTTGAAGGTCACGGAAATCCAGAAGAGATTGGCCGAGCCGCTCTATGGAATAATTCCATCAGTCCGTGCGTCCATCAGAACCACCTGATTCGAGTGAGGTTTGATCCGGAAGTCATTCTCCCTTCTTTTGCATCTTACTTTGTCAACTCGATAGGCGGGCGGCAACACTTACTGCGAGCAGGTAGAACCACTTCCGGACTAAACACCATCAGCGTTTCCGATGTCCGTTCGACGCCGATCGCCACACCACCGCTCAATCTTCAGAACGCCTTTACTGACCGGATCGAAGAGGTTGACGTCTTGCGGACGGCACATCTGGCGAGCCTGGCCGAGATGGATGCGCTGTTCGCTTCGTTGCAGGATCGGGCTTTTCGGGGGTTGCTGTGATGTGAGATGCTGACCGGCTGTCCACTGTGGGGGGTAGACGTCGATGAGCAACTTCGGGTTCCTGCGGGCCGAGTGGCCCGACCTGCTTGACGAGGCCCGGCGGGCCGAGCGGCTTGCCGTCGCCGACCCCCGGGGCTCGTGCTTCTATGCCCGGCGCACGCTGGAGCTGGCGCTGGGCTGGCTCTTCGACGCTGACGCGACGCTTCGGCGGCCGTACCGGAACGACCTCTCCGGAAAGATCCACGAGCCGACGTTGCGGAACCTGGTCGGGCCCGGCATCCAGGCCAAGATGAACGCCATCCGCAAGCAGGGCAACCTCGCCGTGCACGAGCGCACCGAGGTGAGGGATCGGGACGCGGTGGCCGTCCTGCGGGAGCTGTTCCACGTCACGTACTGGATCGCCCGCCGCTACACCCGCGACCCGGCGCACGTGCCGCCGGGCGCGCTCGCCTTCGACCCGGAGCTGATCGAGCGGCGGGACGCCTCCGAGGTGCGGCGGCAGACCCAGGCCGAGCTGAAGGAGCTCGCCGAGCGGCTCGCCGCCCGGGATGCGGCGCTGGCCGTCGAACGGGAGAAGTCCGCCACCCTCGACGCCGAGCTGACGAAGCTGCGTACCGAGATCGCCGCCGCGAAGGCCGCCAACGAGGCGCGCGCCGACGACCACGACTACGACGAGGCGCAGACCCGGAAGCTGCTGATCGATCTGCTGCTCGCCGAGGCCGGTTGGCGGCTCGACGGGCCGGACGACCGCGAGCGCAGGGTGACCGGCATGCCCAACCGCAGCGGCGCCGGGTTCGCCGACTACGTGCTGTGGGGTGACGACGGCAAGCCGCTCGCCGTGGTCGAGGCCAAGGCCGCCCGCAACGACCCGACCGTCGGCCAGCAGCAGGTCAAGCTGTACGCCGACCGGCTGGAGCACGAGTACGGCCAGCGGCCGGTGATCTTCTTCACCAACGGCTACGAGACGTGGCTGTGGGACGACACCACCTACCCGCCGCGCCAGGTGCAGGGCTTCTACACCAGGGGCGAGCTGGCGCTGCTGGTGCAGCGGCGCACCATCCGCCGGCCGCTCGCGGACGTACCGATCAGGCAGGAGATCGTCGAGCGGCCGTACCAGCACCGGGCCATCCGCAAGATCAGCGAGGCGTTCGAGCGGGACCGGCAGCGGCAGGCGCTCGTGGTGATGGCCACCGGGGCCGGCAAGACCCGGACCGTGATCGCCCTGGTCGACGTGCTGATGCGGGCCAACTGGGTCAAGAACGTGCTCTTCCTCGCCGACCGGAACGCGCTGGTCAACCAGGCCGTCAACGCGTTCAAGGAGCACCTGCCGCACGTCGCCACGGTCAACCTGGTCGAGGAGCGCGCCGCCGAGGGGCGGGTGTACGTCTCGACGTACCCGACCATGATGGGCCTGATCAACCAGACCGCAAGTGGCGGACGGCGCTTCGGGCCCGGCTTCTTCGACCTGGTCGTCATCGACGAGGCGCACCGGTCGGTGTACCAGAAGTACCGGGCGATCTTCTCCTGGTTCGACAGCCTGCTGGTCGGGCTCACCGCGACCCCGCGCAACGACATCGACCGCAACACCTACAGCCTGTTCCAGCTTGAGGACGGCGTCCCCACCGACAACTACGACCTCGCCGACGCCGTCCGGGAGGGCTACCTCGTGCCGCACCGGGCGGTCGCCGTGCAGACCGTGTTCCAGCGGGACGGCGTCCGCTACGACGACCTCACCGAGGAGGAGAAGGACGAGTGGGACAGCATCGACTGGGGTGACGACGGGCCGCCCGACGGCGTCGACGCGCACACCTTCAACCGGCTGTTCTTCAACAAGGACACCGTGGACAAGGTCCTGGAGACGCTGATGACCCAGGGCCGCCGGGTGGCCGGCGGCGACCGGATCGGCAAGACGATCATCTTCGCCAGGAACTACGAGCACGCCAGGTTCATCTGGGAACGGTTCGACCAGTCCTACCAGATGTACGGCGGGCACCACGCGCAGATCATCACCCACCGGACAAAGT
The sequence above is a segment of the Micromonospora sp. WMMD882 genome. Coding sequences within it:
- a CDS encoding DEAD/DEAH box helicase family protein, encoding MSNFGFLRAEWPDLLDEARRAERLAVADPRGSCFYARRTLELALGWLFDADATLRRPYRNDLSGKIHEPTLRNLVGPGIQAKMNAIRKQGNLAVHERTEVRDRDAVAVLRELFHVTYWIARRYTRDPAHVPPGALAFDPELIERRDASEVRRQTQAELKELAERLAARDAALAVEREKSATLDAELTKLRTEIAAAKAANEARADDHDYDEAQTRKLLIDLLLAEAGWRLDGPDDRERRVTGMPNRSGAGFADYVLWGDDGKPLAVVEAKAARNDPTVGQQQVKLYADRLEHEYGQRPVIFFTNGYETWLWDDTTYPPRQVQGFYTRGELALLVQRRTIRRPLADVPIRQEIVERPYQHRAIRKISEAFERDRQRQALVVMATGAGKTRTVIALVDVLMRANWVKNVLFLADRNALVNQAVNAFKEHLPHVATVNLVEERAAEGRVYVSTYPTMMGLINQTASGGRRFGPGFFDLVVIDEAHRSVYQKYRAIFSWFDSLLVGLTATPRNDIDRNTYSLFQLEDGVPTDNYDLADAVREGYLVPHRAVAVQTVFQRDGVRYDDLTEEEKDEWDSIDWGDDGPPDGVDAHTFNRLFFNKDTVDKVLETLMTQGRRVAGGDRIGKTIIFARNYEHARFIWERFDQSYQMYGGHHAQIITHRTKYAQSLIDDFSQPEKDPHIAISVDMLDTGVDVPEVVNLVFFKVVRSKSKFLQMIGRGTRLRRDLYGPGRDKQDFLIFDWCQNFEFFNENPERASGKVGESLTERLFKAKLDLILRLDQRLPADAGPETTVDGTRSEAGLRWDLARELHGRVEGIQLDNFVVRPRRRLVEDYRDFTRWHRLTPDAVDQIGGSLANLPTAVRDDDEAAKRFDLMVLRLQLGQLQVVPDYQRLRGNVQQIAATLLGQTSIPAVRAQQQLLDQVAGDEWWQDVTLPMLESMRRRLRGLVRLIERARQAIVYTDFSDELGEVSVVSLRDLSIGTDTERFAAKARRYLDEHRDHLALQKLRRNKQLTAADLADLERMLVASGGGPEDIARASESADGLGLFVRSLVGLDRDAVNEAFSEFLDGRTLTADQISFLGLIIEHLTRNGVMAPERIYESPFNDIAPAPEEIFPDADVARLIAIINSVRDTADPTQAAA